The segment acttctAAGGCATTCTGCATTTTAGGCAATACAAAGTGTGCAAATCAAAAtgctttagaaaacaaaatagtGCAGAGAGGCAGCAACATTTTTAGGCTAAAATGTGCTTTTACTGAGTCTAAGGCTGTAAATTACTTTTCTCTTGGCttcttaacatttaaaaataactttgtcCCCCACAAAAATATGCCATAATTCTGTTTTCCTGTAACTACCTCTTCCTCCTACTATCTAATACACTGACATTACACAGTAGGTTCCAAAATGAGGATTAACAGAAGGGTTTTTATTTGTATAGGATTCCATTTTAATACATGCTAATTGAAAAAAGAAGTGGGAGGCCACCATCCAAAGTGTGCCTTGTTTGTTCTTTGGGCAACATTACTTAAGCCTTCACCTTTTCTGTGCAACAAAAAAATACCCCATAGTTGTTTTCCTTAATTATTACTTTCTCCTGCTATCTGATAAATTGACATCCCACAACAGGCTGCTAAATGAGGATTAATAGTTTCTTATTTTTGGCTGGAATCCTTTTTAAATATGTCTGTATTTGCTAACTTTTGTAAATTaatctaatttttttctttgctctCTGTGCATTAAATTACGCTTTCCACTTTTATTCTCCAGTTTTAGTGGGAATTTTAAGTGTGATTCTGAAAACGTGTTTGGAAGGTGTGTTTGTACAACTTCTCCTTTAGAACTGTGGCAATTACATCAATTAAGGCTGtttaaagtatatattttaaaataaactttaataTTCAAGCTTACCAGATTGATGAATTTATAACAGTAAGATGAAATTCTTTACAAGAGAAACTATATAGTTGTACAAAATTAAACTTGTGTAAAACAAAAATGACCCCTGCCTCGCATTAAAAACACAGAACTTGTTTACAAAAAGGAATGTACGTGACATTTGGACTTCCTTTTAATTGCTATATCCCAATAACATCTCAATTATTTTAGTAAAGTGATTAATTTTAGATTGCAATGAATCTACGAAACCTTTTCGCTGTAGGCTTTCGAAAGCTTTTACAGTAAGAAGTTAACAACAAAAGCAGGCACATTAGTGTACAAAAATGTtgctgtttccttttccttttgaaagtGCAGGGGGGGTTTAATGTGCACCCTACCAGACCCAACACAGGGTTTAATTCTCACtacattttaaatagaatttaAATCTTCAAGAAAGTGTAAACATAAGAATTTCCCCAAACAGCTGTGGTAAACATTACAGGAACGTCTTTTCGTTGTTAAAAATTTCTCTGTTTGAGAAGTAAAGAAGCTTCCTTACACTTTTCCCCTTACCCTGGCTGGTTATCATAAATGGTATACTTTTGTACCGTTTTAAAGCTGAAGAAAAGAAGACTATGATGAtgattcacttaaaaaaaattggccaaaGAGACATCAGGACGGGAAGAACCAACTCCTAAATGGTTCTTGTCCAGCCTTTTAAAACTTGATCTTGATATTTAGCAGACAAGACAGATGAGTCCAGCAGGCAGAACCATGATAGTGAAAAATGTACTAGTGGGATTGCTCAGTCACGCCCCAGCCTTCTTCACCAGCAGGAGCAGCGGACCGTGGGGCTCTGGTCAGGGTCTCACGAAATGCAGTGATGGAGCTCGAGGGTGCGGGAGACTGAGGCTGATCTTTTGCAAGGCGCTTAGCCGCAGCGGGCGTTAGCGCGGAGAGACGAGGGACGCACGCTTCTTGCGCGGGCCGATGAGGTGAAGAGAGGGGGCTGATGCTGCCCAGGGTATGTCCCCCAAAAGCTGTGGCAGGGGCTGCCTGGTGCCAGCGGCTGATTGTCAGCGCAGGTGCGGTTCCCCGGGGCCGGCCCCTCGCTAGCTGCTGTTGGCGCAGGGCTCCCCGGGGTAGATCTCCTCATAGGCCGGGGGCTGCTCGTGCGGCAGCGGGTAGCAATAGGGGTAGGAAGGGTTGAGCTCGGGGTCCATGGGCGAGTAGCCGGGCAGCTCCAGGGAGGGGTGCCCGCCGCAGTGCACCTCCACGCCGGCCTCGTCGAACACGTGGAAGACGCCCACGTTGATGTAGGAGACGGCCTGGAAGGGGCAGTCGGCGGGGGACAGCTCGGGCTCCTCGCTGGAGAAGATGGAGCCCTGGCTCGGCCGCGGCGCCCGCCGCCCGCCCGCTCCCCCGCCTCCGCCCCGCcgccgcctccgcctcctcccgccAGGCGCCGgccgctgctgctggcggcggcgctgccggCGGAGCCCGCGCTGCTGGGCCGCCTTGTAGTTGCGGActagcagcaggctgagcaggccCAGCAGGCACTCGAGCGCGTTGAAGACGGTGGAGAGCACCAAGCCGCGCTGGTAGTCCCGCAGCTTCTGGCAGCGCAGCGCCGCGCTCGCCGCCCGCGGGCCGCCGCCGCCGAGGGCCGGGCCGCAGTAGTGCGAGTACTTCCTCTCCACCAGCGACACCGT is part of the Eretmochelys imbricata isolate rEreImb1 chromosome 5, rEreImb1.hap1, whole genome shotgun sequence genome and harbors:
- the TMEM271 gene encoding transmembrane protein 271, translated to MKWSVRGACAALSSCLLLACALSAAAVGLKCFSLGSELKGEPFRLGTAAGAFYSGLLLAAGLSLLGSALLCCRPPEGEAAGGQQPAAAGGGGEAAPPGGRQNFLLLGVLVFMLGVLSAFAGAVIDGDTVSLVERKYSHYCGPALGGGGPRAASAALRCQKLRDYQRGLVLSTVFNALECLLGLLSLLLVRNYKAAQQRGLRRQRRRQQQRPAPGGRRRRRRRGGGGGAGGRRAPRPSQGSIFSSEEPELSPADCPFQAVSYINVGVFHVFDEAGVEVHCGGHPSLELPGYSPMDPELNPSYPYCYPLPHEQPPAYEEIYPGEPCANSS